A single region of the Paludibacter jiangxiensis genome encodes:
- the ribH gene encoding 6,7-dimethyl-8-ribityllumazine synthase, which translates to MSTANHNLSDYESDKLPSASDMRFGVVVSEWNPNVTEGLLEGVLQTLQNQGAAPDQIVVQYVPGSFELVYGAKFLAENAKVDAVIALGSVVRGDTPHFDYVCQGVTHGISYLNATQTVPIIFGVLTTDNMEQATDRAGGRYGNKGDEAAVTAIKMVALKRGL; encoded by the coding sequence ATGTCAACTGCAAATCATAATCTGTCTGACTACGAAAGTGATAAACTCCCATCAGCCAGCGATATGCGTTTTGGTGTTGTAGTATCGGAGTGGAATCCGAATGTTACGGAGGGTTTATTGGAAGGTGTGCTGCAAACATTGCAGAACCAGGGCGCTGCACCTGATCAAATTGTTGTTCAGTATGTACCCGGAAGCTTTGAATTAGTTTACGGAGCTAAATTTTTAGCCGAAAATGCAAAAGTAGATGCTGTAATTGCTCTTGGGTCTGTGGTTCGTGGTGATACTCCTCATTTCGACTATGTATGCCAGGGCGTAACACACGGCATTTCTTATCTTAATGCGACGCAAACAGTGCCCATTATCTTTGGTGTTCTTACCACAGATAATATGGAGCAGGCAACCGATCGCGCAGGTGGCAGGTATGGCAACAAAGGCGATGAAGCCGCAGTTACTGCCATTAAAATGGTTGCTTTGAAGCGTGGCCTGTAA
- the queF gene encoding preQ(1) synthase has translation MSLHHLGNKTNYPTDYAPELLETFDNKHPGNDYWVRFNCPEFTSLCPITGQPDFATIVIDYIPAQKMVESKSLKLYLFSFRNRGDFHEDCVNIIMKDLIRLMEPKYIEVTGLFTPRGGISIYPYANYGMPGTEFEEMAKYRLKNKNL, from the coding sequence ATGTCATTGCATCACTTAGGAAATAAAACCAATTACCCAACCGACTACGCTCCCGAACTGTTGGAAACATTTGATAATAAACACCCCGGAAATGATTACTGGGTGCGTTTCAACTGTCCAGAGTTCACGTCATTGTGCCCGATAACAGGGCAACCGGATTTTGCTACCATAGTTATCGATTATATTCCGGCTCAAAAAATGGTGGAGAGTAAAAGCCTGAAACTTTATTTGTTCAGCTTCCGCAATCGTGGTGATTTTCATGAAGATTGCGTGAATATTATTATGAAGGATTTGATTCGGTTAATGGAACCGAAATATATTGAAGTGACCGGTCTGTTTACTCCGCGCGGAGGCATAAGCATTTATCCTTATGCCAACTACGGAATGCCGGGGACTGAGTTCGAAGAGATGGCAAAATACAGGTTGAAAAACAAAAACCTGTAA
- a CDS encoding transposase yields MLFKKSITPELAQELFDDSEKTLRFIADIKWEEGFVCRKCGNTNYCDGKSPSSRRCTRCKTEESATAHTLFHNCKFPINKAFYIAYTVCVEGKPLSSYCYADQLSLNQMTCWKFRKRIENCLSKHKEKAEESSLQSILMTQD; encoded by the coding sequence ATGTTGTTCAAAAAATCAATAACCCCGGAACTGGCTCAGGAATTGTTTGATGACAGCGAAAAGACGCTGCGTTTTATCGCTGATATTAAATGGGAAGAGGGATTTGTGTGCCGCAAGTGCGGAAACACCAACTATTGCGATGGTAAGTCTCCATCCTCGCGTCGTTGTACGAGGTGCAAAACAGAAGAATCTGCCACAGCGCATACTCTTTTTCATAATTGTAAATTCCCAATTAACAAGGCATTCTATATCGCATATACGGTGTGTGTCGAAGGCAAGCCTCTTTCTTCCTACTGTTATGCCGATCAGCTGAGTCTGAATCAGATGACGTGCTGGAAATTTCGCAAACGTATTGAGAACTGCCTTAGCAAGCACAAAGAGAAGGCAGAAGAATCATCGCTGCAATCAATTTTGATGACACAAGATTAG
- a CDS encoding queuosine precursor transporter translates to MKQNISPLYLLLTVVFTTCLLISNLVASKIVVIASVAVPVGIFLFPITYIINDVIAEVWGFRKARLMIWLAFAMNFFAVLFYQFAVALPPAPFWSGQDAFSTILSQTPRIAIASLLAFLAGSFLNAYVMSKMKVAMNGNKFSVRAIASTMVGEAADSAIFISIAFCGILTTYQLVMMMITQALLKTLYEIIILPITQRVVVYIKKKEQTDVFDTDVSYSIWKVKEV, encoded by the coding sequence ATGAAACAGAATATTTCTCCCCTTTACCTCCTTTTGACGGTGGTTTTCACCACCTGTTTGTTGATTTCCAATCTAGTTGCATCAAAAATTGTCGTTATTGCATCTGTTGCAGTACCGGTCGGTATTTTTTTATTCCCGATAACGTACATTATCAACGATGTGATTGCTGAAGTTTGGGGTTTTCGTAAAGCCAGACTGATGATTTGGCTGGCGTTTGCAATGAACTTCTTTGCGGTGCTGTTTTATCAGTTTGCCGTAGCATTGCCACCGGCTCCTTTTTGGTCGGGGCAGGATGCATTCAGTACCATATTGTCTCAAACTCCGCGTATTGCTATTGCCAGCTTGTTGGCTTTCCTGGCCGGATCGTTTCTGAATGCTTACGTGATGAGCAAGATGAAGGTGGCTATGAATGGAAATAAATTTTCCGTACGTGCAATCGCTTCTACGATGGTTGGCGAAGCTGCCGATTCTGCCATTTTCATTTCAATCGCTTTTTGTGGTATTCTTACAACTTATCAACTGGTGATGATGATGATTACTCAGGCATTACTCAAAACGTTGTATGAAATTATTATATTGCCTATAACACAGCGGGTTGTGGTGTATATAAAGAAAAAAGAACAAACAGATGTTTTCGATACTGACGTGTCGTACAGTATCTGGAAAGTCAAAGAAGTTTAG
- a CDS encoding DUF6132 family protein: MENILSHHFLKVILGTVSGAVIGYLYYRFIGCASGSCPITSNKYISTIYGAILGLLFTL; this comes from the coding sequence ATGGAAAATATTCTTTCCCATCATTTTCTCAAAGTCATTTTGGGAACGGTATCCGGAGCTGTTATCGGATATTTATACTACCGCTTTATCGGGTGTGCCTCAGGAAGCTGCCCCATCACGTCAAATAAATACATATCCACGATCTACGGAGCTATTTTAGGATTGCTTTTTACATTATAA